One Novosphingobium sp. 9U genomic window, GCTTTGCTCCAGCAGCTCGAAGCAGCGCTGGCGCATGTCGGGATCCTTCTCGTCCGCGAGCAGCTCGAGCCCGTTGCTGAGCGCACCGACGGGGCTGAGCATGTCGTGGCACAGGCGCGAGCAGAGCAGGCTGGCAAGGTCGAGCGCACTGGTGGTCATGGGATCGCTTATCCGTTTCTTCTTCTCAGGCCTGGGCAGCTGTCGGCGCCCTAGCCTTCGACAACCTGGCAGGAAAGTGGCGTAAATCCATTCCCGCTATCGCGCCAGAAAGCAACCTCGCCACCCGCGACGATGGCCCAGACGCGCAAATCGCCGGTGGAATGTTCGCAGTCGGTCGCCGACGGCACCGGATGCCCGCTGGGATGCGAGTGGTAATAGCCGATCACCTCCGGGCCACCGGCCCGCGCCGCCTTGTGCGCGCCTAGCAGAGCAATGGGATCGATCTCGAAGCGGGTGAGCGGTTCGGGCGAAACATTGGCGGCGGGCAGCGCTTGCTCGATCCGCCTCCCCTGCCCCAGCAGCAGGCCGCAGCACTCGCGCGGAGCCGCCCGCTCCGCTTCCTCGCGCAGTGTGGCCAAGACGCCACTTGTCACCTCGACCGTCATGCCCACGTACTAAGCATGACCGGGGGGCTGCTGCACTTTATCTCTTCATCCGTTTTGCGCGGAGGCGCTTCCACCTCTGCGCCTCCGCGTGCAACCACGTGAGCGAAGCGATCATTACGGGCGCCACCAGCGCCGAAGGCCGCCTCGACAAGGCACTGGCTGACGCCAGTGGCCTGTCGCGTGAGCGGATCAAAGCGTTGCTTGCAGAGGGCTGCATCACCGTTTCCGGCTCCGTCGTATCGCAGCCTTCGCTCAAGATCGCGCAAGGGACGCCCTTCGCGATCGACGTCCCGCAAGCTGCTCCTGCCGAAGCAGAGGCGCAGGATATCCCGCTGGTGATCGCCTTCGAGGACGAGCACCTGATCGTCGTCGACAAGCCTGCCGGCCTCGTGGTCCATCCCGCCGCCGGCAATCTGGACGGCACGTTGGTCAACGCGCTGCTGCACCACTGTCACGGTCAACTCTCGGGCATCGGCGGCGTGGCACGCCCGGGGATTGTCCACCGGATCGACAAGGACACCTCTGGCCTGCTGGTCGCCGCCAAGACCGACGTTGCCCATGAGGGACTCGCCAGGCAGTTCGCCGACCATTCCATCGTACGCGCCTACCGGGCGGTCGTGTCGGGTCATCCGCGCTCGACGGCGGGGCGGATCGAAGGTGCCATCGCCCGATCTAGTACTAATCGCAAGAAGATGGCTCTCGTCGAAGACGGCCGCGGCAAGCACGCAGTCACCCACTACAAGGTGCTGGAACGGCTGAAATCCGCGGCTTTGGTGGAGTGCAGGCTCGAGACCGGACGCACGCATCAGGTGCGCGTTCACATGGCGTCAATCGGTCATGCGCTACTAGGAGATCCGACGTATGGACGCACACCTTCCCAGCTGCGACCGCTCCTCGACCGGCTACAATTCCAGCGGCAAGCTTTGCACGCCGCGGAACTCGGCTTCGTCCATCCCGTTAAAGGAGAAACGGTCCACCTCGTCAGCCAGTTACCGGAAGATATGGTAACTCTGATCAGGGAATTGCAAGACTGAAATCGGATATGTGTGCTATACTGCACAGGTGGCCCCAAGATAAGACGCCTGCATGGGTCTTCGACCGTGGGCCGACACAGAAAGGACGGATCACGTGACTAAGGAACGCAATCTGCCAGCCGTTCCCTCACTCGGGGGCGAGCAGAGCCTCAATCGCTACCTCTCCGAGATCAAGAAGTTCCCGGTGCTGGCGCCCGAGCAGGAATACATGCTCGCCCAGCGTTACCGCGAACATGAGGATCGTGAGGCGGCGGCGCAACTGGTGACCAGCCACCTGCGCCTCGTAGCCAAGATCGCCATGGGCTACCGCGGCTACGGCCTGCCGGTGTCCGAGCTGATCTCCGAAGGCAACATCGGCCTGATGCAAGGCGTCAAGAAGTTCGAGCCGGAGCGCGGCTTCCGCCTGGCAACGTATGCGATGTGGTGGATCAAGGCTTCGATCCAGGAGTACATCCTGCGCTCGTGGAGCCTCGTCAAAATGGGCACCACCGCCGCGCAGAAGAAGCTGTTCTTCAACTTGCGCCGCATGAAGAAGAACCTCGACGCTTACGAGGACTCGGACCTGCATCCCGAGCACGTGGCGGCCATCGCGACCAAGCTCGGCGTGTCCGAGACTGAAGTGGTCAACATGAACCGCCGCATGATGATGGGCGGCGACGCGTCGCTCAACGTCTCGCTGCGCGAGGAAGGCGAAGGCCAGTGGCAGGACATCCTGCAGGACGACAATCCGCTGCAGGACGAGATCGTCGCCGAGGCCGAGGAGAAGACCGTGCGCCACGACCTGCTGGTCGAGGCCATGGACTCGCTCAACGAGCGTGAGCGCGACATTCTCACCGAACGTCGCCTGACCGATGACCCGAAGACGCTCGAGGAGCTGAGCCAGGTCTATCATGTCAGCCGCGAGCGAGTGCGCCAGATCGAGGTGCGCGCGTTCGAAAAGCTGCAGAAGGCGATGAACCGTATCGCTACGGACAAGCGGCTGTTGCCCGCGCTTGGTTGAGCGTGGCCGGCTGACGCTTTCGCCGTGATGATCGAAGAGGGCCGTCCGCAAGGGCGGCCCTTTTTCGTTGTGCGCTTCTCAGGCGGTGCCCGGCGAGGCATGCTGGTGCGACCAAAGCGGAGCACCGCCATGACCGTGACCATCACTGCCTTCGAAAGCTCACCCGACCGCGGCCGAGGCCTGGCGCGCGACATGCGGGTGCGCTGGGCACTCGAGGAGGTCGGCCAGCCCTACGAAGTACGGCTGCTCTCGTTCGCGGAGATGAAGGAGCCGGCGCATCTGGCGCTCCAACCATTCGGTCAAATCCCCAGCTACGAGGAGGACGGGCTCGTCCTGTTCGAGACCGGCGCGATCGTGCTCCATATCGCCTCGCGGCGCACAGGGCTGCTGCCGCAAGACGAGGCGGCGCGGAAGCGTGCGGTCGCATGGATGTTCGCAGCACTCAACACGGTGGAACCGCCGATCGTCGAACACTCGATGGCGCTGGTCTTGGAGCGCGACAAGCCCTGGTTCGCTGCGCGCATGCCGATGCTGGAGCAGCGGGTAGACCAGCGCCTGGAGCAGCTATCGCGCGCGCTCGGCGATGCCGAGTGGCTCGAATGCGGCTTTAGCGCAGGTGACCTGATGATGGTTTCCGTGCTGCTGCGGATCCGAAGCTCAGGCTTGCTGAGCGCCTATCCCAATCTTGAAGCCTATCTCGCGCGCGGGGAAGCCAGGCCCGCGTACCAGCGTGCGTTTGCTGCCCAGCTCACGGCCTTCGAGCGCAGTAGAGCGGAACGTTAACGGGTCGACAATCGAAGTTGCCGTTGGTCGCTGCAAGGCATCGGCCTGTCGCAGGAGTGGAACAAAGACCTTCGCTGAAACGTCGCTCCTACAAGAGCCAAGCACACGAACAATGGAGTGATAATAATGCGTAAGATGCTTCTCCTCGCCGCCGCAGCCATCATGGTTCCGGGAGCAGTCAGCGCACAGTCGAGCGTCAATGATCCTGCCGCCAATCAACCGAATTCTTCGACGTCAACCAACGCGCAGTCTGGCATGGGCGATACCGCCAATCCGATGGCAAGCGATACGCATACGGGCAGCACCATGGACAACAGCGCCTCCAGCTCGGCCTCGGGTAGCGCGATGAGCTCGTCGACCGACGCCGCCGCGCCGTCCACCAGCGCCACCGACGCAGGCGCAGCAACTGGAACCTCGGCCGCCGGCACGACTGCCTCGGGCTCGGCCGACATGAGCGCCAGCGCCGATGCGACTTCGCCCAGCACCGCGATGAACAAGACCTACCCGACTTGTTCGCGCACCCTGAAGGACTCCTGCCGCAATCCGGGCGGCAAGTAAGCCTCTCAGCCAGGCCGATCGGGCCCGACGAGCAGATGCGCGGGTGGCCGTTTTAGCCGCCCGCGCTTCGCTTATGGGCTGATCGTCAGACGCGGGTGCCGCTGACTTTCGCGGTGCCGAACATGCCCATCTTGCACTTGCCTGTGATCGTATCGCCATCCAGCTGAAGATCGTACTTCAGCGTGATCTTCATCGGCTTTTCGACCGCCATGTTGAACTTGGCATTGCCGTTGTCCCAAGTGCCCCCGGCGAAATCCTGGCGGCCTTCCGGTGCTTCCAGGTAGCCCGACAGCGCCCCCTCCTCGACATCGAAGTGCGCCTTCATCGCCTGCGGACCCATCGGCGTCTTCAGCGTCATGGCCCAGTCGCCGGCAATCGTCGCTGCCTCGGCGGGCTGGACGCCGCCAGGCAGCACAACAGCATCGATCGGAGGCCGCACATCCGTACCGATCCCGGGTGCGGGTACGTCCTGCGCAGCATCGGACGCAGCGGCCGTTTCACCCAGGCGGTGCGCCCTGGTACCCGAGACATCGCGCTGCTCGATCACGTCGAGGATGCGTGCAGGCGTCAGCG contains:
- a CDS encoding M67 family metallopeptidase — encoded protein: MTVEVTSGVLATLREEAERAAPRECCGLLLGQGRRIEQALPAANVSPEPLTRFEIDPIALLGAHKAARAGGPEVIGYYHSHPSGHPVPSATDCEHSTGDLRVWAIVAGGEVAFWRDSGNGFTPLSCQVVEG
- a CDS encoding RluA family pseudouridine synthase; the protein is MSEAIITGATSAEGRLDKALADASGLSRERIKALLAEGCITVSGSVVSQPSLKIAQGTPFAIDVPQAAPAEAEAQDIPLVIAFEDEHLIVVDKPAGLVVHPAAGNLDGTLVNALLHHCHGQLSGIGGVARPGIVHRIDKDTSGLLVAAKTDVAHEGLARQFADHSIVRAYRAVVSGHPRSTAGRIEGAIARSSTNRKKMALVEDGRGKHAVTHYKVLERLKSAALVECRLETGRTHQVRVHMASIGHALLGDPTYGRTPSQLRPLLDRLQFQRQALHAAELGFVHPVKGETVHLVSQLPEDMVTLIRELQD
- the rpoH gene encoding RNA polymerase sigma factor RpoH, with translation MTKERNLPAVPSLGGEQSLNRYLSEIKKFPVLAPEQEYMLAQRYREHEDREAAAQLVTSHLRLVAKIAMGYRGYGLPVSELISEGNIGLMQGVKKFEPERGFRLATYAMWWIKASIQEYILRSWSLVKMGTTAAQKKLFFNLRRMKKNLDAYEDSDLHPEHVAAIATKLGVSETEVVNMNRRMMMGGDASLNVSLREEGEGQWQDILQDDNPLQDEIVAEAEEKTVRHDLLVEAMDSLNERERDILTERRLTDDPKTLEELSQVYHVSRERVRQIEVRAFEKLQKAMNRIATDKRLLPALG
- a CDS encoding glutathione S-transferase family protein; the protein is MTVTITAFESSPDRGRGLARDMRVRWALEEVGQPYEVRLLSFAEMKEPAHLALQPFGQIPSYEEDGLVLFETGAIVLHIASRRTGLLPQDEAARKRAVAWMFAALNTVEPPIVEHSMALVLERDKPWFAARMPMLEQRVDQRLEQLSRALGDAEWLECGFSAGDLMMVSVLLRIRSSGLLSAYPNLEAYLARGEARPAYQRAFAAQLTAFERSRAER